A DNA window from Leptospira selangorensis contains the following coding sequences:
- a CDS encoding helix-turn-helix transcriptional regulator: MFATNSMQTDFHSHYAATLAISLKDNIHIETEKGKEEYRVALVGPNTYHKTVSPGVEMIALLIDPETYEYSSISEFAGQGEVKKLEISTFLPLIERLWELYYGKLNDEEAWELHLDLLRSVFPFRKLEKVVDERIVQIANMIRKEMPDSIRMKEIGKNFSVSEDRLIRLFKENLGIPMRRYLLWVRILEAAKLLKEGKSLTEAAHSAGFSDSAHFTRTFKETFGFVPSLFFGHLKAIEVRFCESGDLI; this comes from the coding sequence ATGTTTGCCACAAATTCCATGCAGACGGATTTTCATTCCCACTACGCGGCTACCTTGGCAATTTCCTTAAAAGATAATATTCATATCGAGACTGAAAAGGGAAAAGAAGAATATCGTGTGGCTTTGGTCGGGCCTAATACATATCATAAAACTGTTTCTCCTGGTGTGGAGATGATCGCATTATTGATCGATCCCGAGACATATGAATATTCATCCATCTCGGAGTTTGCTGGACAGGGAGAAGTGAAAAAATTGGAAATTTCTACTTTCTTACCATTGATAGAAAGGTTATGGGAATTATATTACGGAAAATTAAATGATGAAGAAGCCTGGGAATTACATTTAGACCTTCTCCGCTCAGTGTTTCCTTTCCGAAAATTAGAAAAGGTAGTGGATGAGAGGATCGTTCAGATCGCAAATATGATCCGTAAGGAAATGCCTGACAGTATCAGAATGAAAGAGATAGGTAAAAATTTTTCAGTCTCGGAAGATAGACTTATCCGTCTTTTTAAAGAAAATCTGGGAATTCCGATGCGCAGATATCTATTATGGGTTCGGATCTTAGAAGCGGCAAAACTTTTGAAAGAAGGAAAGAGTCTGACAGAAGCTGCACATTCCGCAGGTTTCTCCGACTCGGCTCATTTCACCCGGACCTTCAAAGAAACTTTCGGATTTGTGCCTTCTTTATTTTTTGGACATTTAAAAGCGATCGAAGTTCGATTTTGTGAGTCGGGTGATTTGATCTAA
- a CDS encoding M24 family metallopeptidase: MPIERRRGLLSKLSSKISRYTSKSIHIPTQEEKEGFLKAQRLAYKCVTETEKEIREGWTELQAVKRMETFLKDHGVKVFLHRPFAWFGEHARFDGYKRFTQFHPSKRRLQANESFILDVSPVVDGYIGDIGYSSSLDKNPELDNGMRYLLKLREELPKLFSSSMSSSEIWHKIDQDSKKNGFDNVHSLYPFAVLGHRVYKVHLPNISFPILPISFASWFSLQGSLEFLSHKVLPELLTPDHEGEKTGLWAIEPHLGRGKTGFKFEEILVVEKDKAYWLDEEVPHVQKYGKLLEAV; encoded by the coding sequence ATGCCAATAGAAAGACGAAGAGGATTATTATCCAAACTCTCCTCCAAAATTTCCAGATACACTTCCAAATCCATTCATATTCCTACACAAGAGGAAAAGGAAGGATTCCTAAAAGCACAAAGATTAGCCTACAAATGTGTTACCGAAACTGAAAAAGAAATACGAGAAGGTTGGACCGAACTACAAGCAGTCAAACGAATGGAAACATTCTTAAAGGATCATGGAGTTAAAGTATTCTTGCATCGTCCTTTCGCTTGGTTTGGTGAACATGCAAGATTCGACGGTTACAAAAGATTCACTCAATTCCATCCGAGTAAAAGAAGGTTACAAGCAAACGAATCTTTCATCTTAGATGTTTCTCCTGTTGTAGACGGATATATCGGTGATATAGGATATTCCTCTTCTCTGGATAAAAATCCTGAGTTGGATAATGGAATGCGATATCTATTAAAACTCAGGGAAGAACTCCCGAAATTATTTTCTTCTTCCATGAGTTCTTCCGAGATCTGGCATAAGATAGACCAAGATTCCAAAAAGAATGGATTCGATAATGTTCACTCTTTGTATCCATTTGCAGTTCTCGGTCATAGGGTTTATAAAGTTCATTTACCGAATATTTCTTTTCCGATATTGCCGATTAGTTTTGCAAGTTGGTTCAGTTTACAAGGTTCTTTAGAATTTTTAAGTCATAAGGTTCTTCCTGAACTTTTGACTCCCGATCATGAAGGAGAAAAAACAGGTCTCTGGGCAATAGAGCCTCATTTAGGAAGAGGAAAAACCGGTTTTAAATTCGAAGAGATTCTAGTGGTAGAAAAAGATAAGGCTTATTGGCTGGACGAAGAAGTCCCTCATGTCCAGAAATACGGAAAATTATTGGAAGCAGTATGA
- a CDS encoding SMP-30/gluconolactonase/LRE family protein codes for MKLNHIIIILSTFALAGACSPSGIKIGEPYKLGDVPSSISEVQDKQDPFIAGLKVEMTDLPGHDDLIFDPSKGLGYASGMDGWIWKLNFTTGKAEQWLKPPVNPAGMQYSDKKKDKILVCASRLGGEIYEEINRVGLYEVNIETKKINPVILDLPKLEKEEFEKVYSFSEMPTASLKDLNFSNSRPFSLCNDLAISEDGNRIYITEPFERTDAAMGSGAVPEAIGLYPHGKLWMLDKSKNTISLVLNGFTFVDGILLEKSADGKEESVVFTETTKFRIIRAFLSGKNQGSSEILFENLPGLADGLERDESGRIWTGIIKRRSGLVNFVHKNPWLKKVILSLPQKILPISHNTGILVIDPSGKKPLYYSMHDGTKIKDISVSVPFEGRVYFPSFDKTSRGLYSLPISSLKIKEF; via the coding sequence ATGAAATTAAATCATATAATTATAATATTATCCACTTTTGCACTTGCGGGTGCGTGTAGTCCTTCCGGGATTAAAATAGGGGAACCCTACAAATTAGGAGATGTTCCTTCTTCCATTTCGGAAGTTCAGGATAAACAAGACCCGTTCATAGCCGGGCTAAAAGTGGAAATGACGGATTTACCCGGACATGATGATCTAATTTTTGATCCTTCGAAAGGATTGGGATATGCTTCCGGAATGGATGGCTGGATCTGGAAACTAAATTTTACAACCGGAAAAGCGGAACAATGGTTAAAACCTCCAGTCAATCCTGCCGGAATGCAATATTCGGATAAGAAAAAGGATAAAATTTTAGTATGCGCTTCTAGATTGGGAGGAGAGATCTATGAAGAAATAAATAGAGTAGGTCTCTACGAAGTAAATATTGAAACTAAGAAGATAAATCCGGTTATTTTAGATCTTCCTAAATTAGAAAAAGAGGAATTTGAGAAAGTATATTCTTTTTCGGAGATGCCTACTGCTTCTCTGAAAGATCTGAATTTTTCTAATTCAAGACCGTTTTCTTTATGTAACGATCTTGCTATATCCGAGGACGGAAATCGTATCTATATCACAGAACCTTTTGAAAGAACGGATGCTGCTATGGGAAGCGGTGCTGTTCCCGAAGCAATAGGGCTTTATCCTCATGGAAAACTCTGGATGCTGGATAAAAGCAAAAATACGATCTCACTCGTGTTAAACGGATTTACTTTTGTGGATGGAATACTTCTAGAAAAAAGCGCTGATGGAAAAGAAGAGTCCGTAGTATTTACGGAAACGACTAAGTTTAGGATTATCAGAGCGTTTCTATCCGGAAAAAATCAAGGAAGTTCGGAAATACTATTCGAAAATCTTCCAGGCCTTGCGGATGGACTCGAAAGAGATGAAAGCGGAAGGATCTGGACCGGGATTATCAAAAGAAGATCAGGACTTGTGAATTTCGTACATAAGAATCCTTGGCTTAAAAAAGTGATCCTATCATTGCCTCAGAAAATTTTACCTATCTCTCATAATACTGGAATACTTGTGATCGACCCGAGTGGTAAAAAACCTCTCTATTATTCTATGCATGACGGTACTAAAATTAAGGATATTTCCGTTTCTGTTCCATTCGAGGGCAGAGTGTATTTTCCTTCCTTTGATAAAACCTCAAGAGGACTTTATTCTCTGCCTATATCTTCTTTGAAAATTAAAGAATTTTAA
- a CDS encoding PP2C family protein-serine/threonine phosphatase, which translates to MSKNRIPQWLLGSTLFFFFLGCQPGKESPKVIQGILDLRQWNFQTDGNISLEGEWEFYWNRLLPDTNPKEQSSSISYTKVPAKWDKGRNVTHKYPSYGFASYRAKVLLPESNTQLSLKISSISSSYTLFINGKEISKGGNVGKEESEYSPGYKPGVFSFISDKPELEILIHVSNYKYSNGSGIWNPIQLGSTSDIQQLSLRATMLDSITFGTLFVMSLYHFTFYLMRRRDPSALFFAVLCLCIALRVSFYGERIFYNVFPIFKNYEFSVRGEILFLFLLLPGTILYVQSIFKEQFRKDKVFNIIFYLSLLLVFSAAFFPTKLFTMSFFINSLETMMLGILTYLFFRLAFMSFKKVEGARICFFSLVVNLITVANDVLYLNKFIDSFYMVPYGVLALVLSQCVLLASRFSKGFVLAEDLGEELKKLNVNLEQIVIERTENLNESLKLLKGDLSLAKKLQQKTLPTLNLNGKNVSIHPYYLPMSEIGGDYYDIFELEPGYFRLFLVDATGHGVQAALLTMTIKAEFESIKFIKDQPSRILELLNAACCQKYKSINIIFSAVLADIDLNNNVLYYSSAGHPPQVLKQKQEGADYLYSRGPIIGLKKEATYKNVTVPLLPGNRIFFFSDGIFEEFDQEKKEFGENRVLSILSRNTGIQEVAEDLISELQIFVGPRGFQDDVTLLAVEVH; encoded by the coding sequence TTGAGCAAGAATAGAATACCGCAATGGCTCTTAGGATCTACACTATTCTTCTTTTTTTTGGGCTGCCAACCTGGAAAGGAAAGCCCAAAAGTCATACAAGGGATCTTGGATCTTAGACAATGGAATTTCCAAACGGATGGGAACATCAGTTTGGAAGGAGAATGGGAATTTTATTGGAATAGGCTTCTGCCGGATACCAATCCTAAAGAACAATCCTCATCAATCTCTTATACAAAGGTCCCCGCAAAATGGGACAAAGGACGTAACGTCACTCATAAATATCCGAGCTATGGTTTCGCAAGTTATAGGGCAAAAGTATTACTGCCTGAATCAAACACTCAACTTAGCCTTAAGATCTCCTCCATCAGTTCCTCTTATACCTTGTTCATAAACGGAAAAGAGATCTCTAAAGGAGGAAATGTAGGGAAAGAAGAGTCCGAATATTCTCCAGGTTATAAACCGGGCGTTTTTAGTTTTATCTCCGACAAACCGGAGTTAGAGATCCTAATTCATGTTTCGAATTATAAATATTCAAACGGTTCAGGGATATGGAATCCGATCCAATTAGGAAGCACATCCGATATACAACAGCTTTCTTTAAGAGCAACAATGCTGGATTCAATCACGTTCGGAACCTTGTTCGTGATGTCATTATATCATTTTACGTTTTATTTAATGAGAAGAAGGGACCCTTCCGCCTTATTCTTTGCCGTGCTCTGCTTGTGTATCGCTCTTAGAGTTTCCTTTTATGGAGAAAGGATTTTTTATAATGTATTTCCCATTTTCAAAAACTATGAGTTTTCGGTCAGGGGAGAAATATTATTCTTATTTTTACTTTTGCCGGGAACAATTCTATATGTTCAATCCATATTCAAGGAACAATTCAGAAAGGACAAAGTATTCAATATTATATTTTACTTAAGTCTACTTTTAGTTTTTTCAGCGGCATTCTTCCCGACAAAACTATTCACAATGTCCTTCTTCATTAATTCTTTAGAAACAATGATGTTGGGAATTTTGACCTATCTCTTTTTTAGACTAGCCTTTATGTCCTTCAAAAAAGTAGAAGGAGCCAGAATTTGTTTTTTCAGCCTAGTCGTAAACTTGATCACGGTAGCAAATGATGTTCTATACCTAAATAAGTTTATTGATTCTTTCTATATGGTTCCGTATGGAGTTTTAGCCCTGGTTCTTTCTCAATGTGTATTACTTGCCTCACGATTCTCCAAAGGATTTGTGCTTGCGGAAGATCTGGGAGAAGAACTTAAAAAACTGAATGTAAATCTGGAACAAATCGTAATCGAAAGAACCGAAAATCTGAATGAGTCTTTGAAACTTTTAAAGGGAGACCTTTCTCTCGCTAAAAAGTTACAGCAGAAAACATTACCTACTCTCAATTTAAACGGAAAGAACGTATCGATCCATCCTTATTATCTTCCTATGTCAGAGATTGGAGGAGATTATTATGATATTTTCGAACTGGAACCCGGCTATTTCAGATTATTTTTGGTGGATGCAACCGGGCATGGGGTACAGGCAGCACTTCTCACCATGACAATCAAGGCTGAATTCGAAAGTATTAAGTTTATCAAAGACCAACCGTCTCGTATATTAGAATTATTAAATGCAGCTTGTTGCCAAAAATATAAAAGTATTAATATCATATTCTCCGCAGTTTTAGCTGATATAGATCTGAACAATAATGTATTATATTATTCTTCAGCGGGCCATCCGCCTCAGGTTTTAAAACAAAAACAAGAAGGCGCAGACTATTTATATTCCAGAGGGCCGATCATAGGTCTGAAAAAAGAAGCCACTTATAAAAATGTGACCGTACCCCTTCTTCCTGGAAATCGGATCTTCTTCTTTTCGGATGGCATTTTCGAAGAGTTCGATCAGGAAAAAAAGGAATTCGGAGAAAACCGGGTCTTGTCCATTTTGAGTAGAAACACCGGAATCCAAGAAGTAGCAGAAGATCTGATCTCGGAACTACAAATTTTTGTAGGCCCGAGAGGATTCCAGGATGATGTTACTTTACTCGCAGTAGAGGTTCATTAA
- a CDS encoding PAS domain S-box protein: protein MRSSILIIEDREEEYIWIRTLLGGIESFSPNCTRVLDFQEALEKTKTEFFDVILFQYNSRNSLDILKKAQILLPLIVISENQESKEILKNSKINFSDLLLKENVSTDLLDRSIRLVLQAKTTEENLNLLKIGIERSKDIFLITEASPIDEPGPKIVYVNGAFERLTGYKREEVLGKTPRILQGPKTDRAILDRIRKAISEAKPCFEEIINYDKDGKEYWIEMDIFPIVNEQGIVTHLMGIERDITERRNSEERIRHSQKMEAVGQLAGGMAHDFNNLLNVILANLDLLEMKLKDSEDLMKRVRSAQDAIQRGVEINKRLLAFSRKQALNPESCDVNRVLKDFIPILDRIRTEKIEIEYEIADEKTVCDIEKTGLENAILNLALNARDAMPDGGKIFISTGFVRNGDTKGPKISGLEEKDYFLVTVTDTGTGMDDITKARIFDPFFSTKGGGKGTGLGLTMVYGFVKQSNGFLKVITAPEYGSSFLIFLPLHEQGKDEQLVATKKKTLVMEENRETAELACVYLKELGYEPHVSSDMKRLAKFFSGDPEISFVLLDLQLADSKGIDLKKELERFGSGKIIATSSSRVESLELPNTIPLVRKPYTKTSLKEAVRNIGEILP from the coding sequence ATGCGGTCCAGTATTTTAATTATAGAAGATAGGGAAGAAGAATACATATGGATCCGAACTCTATTAGGGGGTATCGAATCCTTTTCCCCTAATTGTACGAGAGTCTTGGATTTTCAAGAAGCCTTGGAAAAAACTAAGACTGAGTTTTTTGACGTTATATTATTCCAATACAATTCTCGAAATAGTTTAGATATTCTGAAGAAGGCCCAGATCCTTCTCCCGTTGATCGTAATCTCCGAAAATCAGGAAAGTAAAGAAATACTCAAAAACTCCAAGATCAATTTCTCCGATCTATTGCTCAAAGAGAATGTAAGCACTGATCTTTTAGATCGTTCTATAAGACTAGTGCTACAAGCTAAGACAACCGAAGAAAATCTAAATCTTCTTAAGATAGGGATAGAAAGATCCAAAGATATTTTTCTGATCACGGAAGCTTCCCCTATAGATGAACCTGGACCAAAGATCGTATATGTTAACGGTGCTTTTGAAAGGTTAACAGGTTATAAAAGAGAAGAAGTATTAGGAAAAACTCCTAGGATCCTGCAAGGACCTAAGACGGATAGAGCGATACTGGATCGGATCCGAAAAGCAATCTCGGAAGCTAAACCTTGTTTCGAAGAGATAATCAATTACGATAAAGATGGAAAAGAATATTGGATTGAGATGGATATCTTTCCTATCGTGAATGAGCAAGGTATCGTCACTCATTTGATGGGAATCGAAAGGGATATTACGGAAAGACGAAATTCGGAAGAGAGGATAAGGCATTCCCAAAAGATGGAGGCTGTAGGACAGCTCGCAGGTGGAATGGCTCATGACTTTAATAATTTATTAAATGTAATATTAGCAAATCTAGATCTTCTTGAAATGAAGTTGAAAGATTCTGAAGATCTGATGAAAAGGGTGAGATCCGCACAGGACGCTATACAGAGAGGGGTCGAGATCAATAAAAGACTTCTTGCCTTTTCTAGAAAGCAAGCCTTGAATCCGGAATCATGCGACGTAAACCGGGTATTAAAAGATTTCATTCCTATTCTGGATAGGATCAGGACTGAAAAAATAGAAATAGAATACGAGATCGCTGATGAGAAAACGGTTTGCGACATAGAAAAGACCGGATTAGAGAACGCGATACTCAATCTTGCATTAAATGCGCGAGATGCTATGCCAGACGGTGGTAAAATATTTATTTCTACCGGGTTTGTTCGTAATGGAGATACAAAAGGTCCCAAAATCTCCGGTTTGGAAGAAAAGGATTATTTTTTGGTCACCGTCACTGACACTGGGACAGGCATGGACGATATCACTAAGGCCCGCATTTTTGATCCCTTTTTTTCGACCAAGGGAGGAGGAAAAGGAACCGGTTTGGGATTGACCATGGTTTATGGTTTTGTAAAACAATCGAACGGTTTTTTAAAAGTAATTACTGCGCCGGAATATGGTTCCAGTTTTCTAATATTCCTACCTTTGCATGAGCAGGGAAAGGACGAACAACTTGTCGCGACCAAAAAGAAAACTTTGGTCATGGAAGAAAATCGAGAAACTGCTGAATTGGCTTGTGTATACTTAAAGGAACTGGGTTACGAACCTCATGTGAGTTCGGATATGAAACGATTGGCAAAATTTTTCTCAGGCGATCCGGAAATCTCTTTCGTATTGTTGGACCTCCAACTAGCGGATTCTAAAGGGATAGATCTGAAAAAAGAACTGGAAAGATTTGGTTCGGGAAAAATAATCGCTACTTCTTCGAGCCGAGTGGAAAGTTTAGAACTTCCTAATACTATTCCTCTGGTCCGAAAACCTTATACAAAAACCTCATTGAAAGAAGCGGTTCGCAATATCGGAGAAATTCTTCCATGA
- a CDS encoding EAL domain-containing response regulator encodes MTDSRNSKKLLILDDEEEIAKILGEIAVDCGFEVSLSHTAPDFLDKVDPSFDCVILDLMIPGMDGVDVIRFLSEKEVHPDVILISGADRRTLHSAETLAGEYGLHIAAVMEKPIRVSDIRNTLSAIAEKESDISSRTKAGGKGKSGPTFEKEEVLDAVRSDQFVLFYQPKFDLKTGRVEGFEALVRWNHPKLGLVFPDSFLPLMEKETTILNLMTEKIIDLALDETRIWHTNGRKLRVAVNVSPVTLTELDFPERILAKIKNKGIPQSQFQMEITETGFLENIRFTQDILTRLRIRGIGLSIDDFGTGYSSLKQLHRFPFTELKIDKSFVMDSPRDRESLFICQASVDLGHKLGMNVVAEGIETVEVERLMKEAGCDVGQGYYYSKPVHPEKIPEILSKFG; translated from the coding sequence ATGACGGATTCAAGAAATTCTAAAAAACTTCTGATCCTGGACGACGAAGAAGAGATCGCAAAGATCTTGGGAGAGATCGCGGTAGATTGTGGTTTCGAAGTTTCATTATCTCATACGGCTCCCGATTTTTTAGATAAGGTAGATCCAAGTTTTGATTGTGTGATCTTGGATCTGATGATCCCAGGAATGGACGGAGTGGATGTGATCCGCTTCTTGTCCGAAAAAGAAGTTCATCCTGATGTGATCTTGATCTCCGGTGCTGACAGAAGAACGCTTCATAGCGCAGAGACATTAGCCGGAGAATATGGACTACATATCGCAGCGGTTATGGAAAAGCCGATCCGAGTTTCCGATATCCGAAATACATTATCTGCGATTGCCGAAAAAGAATCGGATATTTCTTCTCGCACCAAAGCCGGCGGGAAAGGAAAATCAGGGCCCACATTCGAAAAAGAAGAAGTTTTAGACGCAGTCCGTTCCGATCAGTTCGTATTATTTTATCAACCTAAGTTCGATCTAAAAACGGGAAGGGTAGAAGGTTTCGAGGCCCTGGTAAGATGGAACCATCCTAAATTAGGATTAGTATTCCCCGATTCATTTTTACCTTTGATGGAAAAGGAAACTACCATCTTAAATCTAATGACTGAGAAAATTATAGATCTCGCGTTAGATGAGACAAGGATATGGCATACAAACGGACGAAAACTACGCGTTGCGGTTAACGTTTCTCCCGTGACTTTAACGGAGTTGGACTTTCCGGAAAGGATCCTTGCTAAAATTAAGAATAAAGGGATACCACAAAGCCAATTCCAGATGGAGATCACGGAAACCGGCTTTTTAGAGAACATTCGTTTTACTCAGGATATTTTAACTAGGCTTAGGATCAGAGGAATCGGTTTATCTATTGATGATTTCGGTACAGGCTATTCTTCTCTAAAACAATTGCATAGATTTCCATTCACTGAACTGAAGATAGATAAGTCCTTCGTTATGGATTCCCCAAGGGATAGAGAATCCTTGTTTATTTGTCAGGCTTCCGTTGATTTAGGGCATAAATTAGGAATGAATGTCGTCGCAGAAGGAATAGAGACTGTAGAAGTGGAAAGATTGATGAAGGAAGCCGGTTGCGACGTAGGGCAGGGTTATTATTATTCTAAACCTGTTCATCCGGAAAAAATCCCAGAAATTCTTTCCAAATTCGGTTAA
- a CDS encoding PAS domain S-box protein → MSSGKSNKPSEQAVPDQTPEINLETSLVFDHIPDAFIFADLDWNLTYVNEKAEEVLRRPKESLIGKNILTDFPRTFGTDFETQYKKAKETGNPCVFETFFEPFNSWIEARIYPRHDGFLVYYLDITQRKKKEISWAIGESLLWDISTSDTLSSAFEKVLKTLIKNTAWTYGQIWRSKDNTVYINEEDPYVYGSDLQLLFRKESINKFFSIKEGILKKVSESGELYFIPDLVSDKELKRKDAAIAAGFRSWIGIPILSHGRFYEIELLSERVLNPEEAYLDLLGVVSKRFAEIVSRRVADEERKALIDLSSEIIVTIGLDCIIRKTNPAFQKVLGYERKYVKNKSLLEFIHPDDIELTKVKIASGRKEGFENRYITKYGQLRYIYWNISHSPESGSVFCIGRDITDDRLTILKLESFADELNVNREQLYNAQKLANMGSWTMEFDGKANWSPGLYEIFGLDPNDSPPGFEDFIQFIPPEDRVRISQNYEKFLSQGIFEETELHIVSKDGIEKILSVKGEGLLNRNGKFIGGTGTMQDITKEKEWNDSLRQLQKMEAVGQLAGGMAHDFNNLLNIILANLDLLELNLRETPELLKRVFSAQDAVRRGSELNRRLLAFSRKQALNPEQADVSHVISDFADILTRIRNDIVSIEFCLEDFPMICSFEKNGLENALLNLCLNSRDAMPQGGRILVSTGFSPAGKEHRSMIPGFVDMEDACIISVRDEGCGMDDRVLERLFEPFFTTKQSGKGTGLGMPMVYGFVKQSNGMVHVHSEIGKGTCIEIFLPLSRNPEITDENRNEKILVLERNLKGQTYLIALLRRLGFEIFPAYDLQEAKTVLENYPEMYAFFAEEEILSEDFDWEKFKNRDRIIIISEWNSQTEFDPSLKVLRRPYNWTKLKKMLT, encoded by the coding sequence ATGTCCTCGGGAAAGAGTAACAAACCATCGGAACAAGCAGTTCCCGACCAAACTCCCGAAATAAATCTAGAAACAAGCTTGGTATTTGATCATATACCTGACGCATTTATTTTTGCGGACCTCGATTGGAACTTAACGTATGTAAATGAAAAGGCGGAGGAAGTTTTACGCAGACCTAAAGAAAGTCTGATCGGCAAAAATATACTTACTGATTTTCCCAGAACATTCGGAACGGACTTCGAAACCCAATATAAAAAAGCAAAAGAGACAGGAAATCCCTGTGTATTCGAAACATTCTTCGAGCCATTTAATTCATGGATAGAAGCTAGAATCTATCCTAGGCACGATGGATTTTTAGTTTATTATCTAGACATCACTCAAAGGAAAAAGAAAGAAATCTCCTGGGCAATAGGAGAAAGTTTACTCTGGGATATTTCCACTTCAGATACCTTAAGTTCAGCGTTCGAAAAAGTACTTAAAACCTTAATTAAGAACACTGCATGGACTTACGGACAGATCTGGAGATCCAAAGACAATACTGTTTATATAAATGAAGAAGATCCTTATGTTTATGGCTCCGACCTTCAACTTCTGTTCCGAAAAGAATCCATAAATAAATTTTTCAGCATCAAAGAAGGTATATTAAAGAAGGTCAGTGAATCCGGAGAATTATATTTTATACCTGATCTCGTATCGGATAAGGAATTAAAAAGAAAAGATGCGGCAATAGCAGCGGGTTTTCGTTCTTGGATCGGGATCCCGATACTTTCTCACGGAAGATTTTACGAAATAGAACTTCTTTCCGAAAGAGTTTTGAATCCGGAAGAAGCATACTTAGATCTACTCGGAGTCGTTTCCAAAAGATTCGCAGAGATAGTAAGTAGAAGGGTTGCAGACGAAGAAAGAAAAGCATTAATAGACCTTTCTTCGGAGATTATAGTTACCATAGGTTTGGATTGTATAATCCGGAAAACGAACCCTGCCTTCCAAAAGGTTTTAGGTTATGAAAGAAAATATGTAAAAAACAAGAGTCTGTTGGAGTTCATACATCCGGATGATATAGAACTTACAAAGGTTAAGATAGCGTCAGGACGTAAGGAAGGATTCGAAAATCGTTATATAACGAAATATGGACAGCTCCGATATATCTACTGGAATATATCTCATTCTCCTGAATCTGGAAGTGTTTTCTGCATTGGTAGGGATATTACGGATGATAGATTGACCATTCTGAAGTTGGAATCCTTTGCGGACGAATTAAATGTAAATCGTGAACAGCTATATAATGCACAAAAGCTTGCGAATATGGGAAGTTGGACAATGGAGTTCGACGGAAAAGCAAATTGGTCACCCGGTTTGTACGAAATATTCGGTCTGGATCCTAATGATTCTCCTCCTGGCTTCGAGGATTTTATCCAATTTATTCCTCCGGAAGATAGAGTTCGTATCTCGCAAAATTACGAAAAATTCCTTTCCCAAGGTATCTTCGAAGAAACCGAACTTCATATCGTATCAAAGGATGGAATAGAAAAAATTCTTTCCGTAAAAGGAGAAGGTTTACTGAACCGAAATGGAAAATTTATCGGTGGGACCGGAACCATGCAGGATATTACTAAGGAGAAAGAATGGAACGATTCTCTTAGACAACTCCAGAAGATGGAAGCAGTGGGTCAACTTGCAGGAGGAATGGCTCACGATTTTAATAATCTTCTGAATATTATCTTAGCCAATTTGGATCTTCTAGAATTAAATCTTAGGGAAACGCCTGAATTATTAAAAAGAGTATTTTCCGCCCAAGACGCGGTCAGAAGAGGATCCGAACTCAATAGAAGACTATTAGCATTTTCACGCAAGCAGGCATTAAATCCCGAGCAAGCGGACGTAAGTCATGTGATCTCCGATTTTGCAGACATACTTACAAGGATCAGAAACGATATAGTCAGTATCGAATTCTGTCTTGAGGATTTTCCAATGATCTGTTCTTTCGAGAAGAACGGTTTGGAAAATGCGCTTCTGAATCTTTGTTTGAATTCAAGAGATGCGATGCCACAGGGTGGACGGATTTTAGTAAGCACAGGATTTTCTCCCGCAGGAAAGGAACATAGGTCCATGATCCCGGGATTTGTGGATATGGAAGACGCATGTATCATTTCAGTCCGAGACGAAGGTTGTGGAATGGACGATCGAGTCTTAGAAAGATTATTCGAACCATTTTTTACCACCAAACAATCCGGAAAGGGGACCGGCCTCGGAATGCCAATGGTTTACGGATTTGTAAAGCAGTCCAATGGAATGGTCCATGTGCATAGTGAGATCGGAAAGGGTACCTGCATTGAAATTTTTCTACCCTTAAGTAGAAATCCGGAGATCACTGATGAAAATAGAAACGAAAAGATCTTGGTATTGGAGAGAAACTTAAAAGGACAGACCTACTTAATCGCCTTATTAAGAAGATTAGGTTTTGAAATATTCCCAGCTTACGACCTACAAGAGGCAAAAACCGTTTTGGAAAATTATCCTGAAATGTATGCTTTCTTTGCGGAAGAAGAAATCTTATCCGAAGACTTCGATTGGGAGAAGTTCAAGAATAGGGATCGGATCATTATAATCTCGGAATGGAATTCCCAAACCGAATTTGATCCTTCTTTGAAAGTTTTAAGAAGGCCTTATAATTGGACTAAATTGAAAAAAATGTTAACTTAA